In the genome of Mycobacteriales bacterium, the window AGGGCGGCAACCGGGCGCCGAGCCTGATCGGCGTGGGCGCGGCGATGGTCGACTTCCAGCTCGGCACCGGCCGGATGCCGCTGATGAATCGCGGCGCGCAGGCAGTCCGCAAGACCCCGCGCTACACCCAGGGACAGATCGACCAGATCTCGGCGTACATCGCCTCCCTCGCCCCCGGACCGGCGATCCCGTCGAACCTCGACTACAAGAAGGGCAACCTGCAGGAGGGGCTGGAGCTCTTCCAGGCCAACTGCGCGGCGTGCCACCAGGTCGCCGGCATGGGCGGCGTGCTGACCTACGGGAAGTTCGCCCCGAGCCTCACCGCGGCGACCCCCAAGCAGATGTACGAAGCGATGACGGTCGGCCCGGAGAACATGCCGGTGTTCGGCGACAAGATCATCTCGCCCGACAAGAAGCTCGCGATCATCAACTATCTGATGACCCAGCGCAGCGAGGCCAACCCCGGTGGCATGGGCCTCGGCCGCACCGGCCCGGTCGCCGAGGGTCTGGTCGCCTGGACCGCCGGCATCCTCGCCCTGGTCGGCCTGTGCATGTGGATCGGAAAGCGGATATGAGCAGCGACGAGCCGCGCAAGCCCGAGGACTTGGGCAACCAGCCCCCGGCAGCGGAAGAGGCCCGGCTGCGCCGGCGCCCGGTACGCCGCCAGCAGGAGACGGAGAGGCACCCGGAGGCGGCGCGCGAGACGGAGTCGCAGCGCACCCGCCCGTGGGAGGAGCCGGAGTACACCCGGCCGTCCCACGCCAGCGAGGTCACCAGCGAGCCGCAGGCGGAGCAGGTCGACGCGGCCGCCATGCTGCGGGCCGAGCGCGCGGTCACCGCGATGTTCCTGCTCTCGGTCCTGGGCACGGCGCTGTTCTGTTTCGGGTTCGTGTTCTTCAGCCTGCACAACTCCAACTACGGGCAGACGCTCAACCTGGTCATCGGCGCGGGGCTGACGATCTCGCTGTTCGGGCTCGGTGCCGGCTTCGTCATGTGGGCCAAGAAGCTCATGCCGCACGAGGACGCCGTGCAGGAGCGCGAGCCGATGCACTCCCCCGAAGAGGAGGAGCTGCTCACCGAGGAGCTGTTCCTCAAGGGCGCCGACGAGCTCGGCATCCCGCGGCGCAAGCTCCTTCGGCGTACGGCGCTGCTCGCACTCGGCATCTTCCCGATCCCGATCGTGTTCGCGCTGCGCGACATGGGCCCGCTGCCCGGCAAGAAGCTCTACCACAGCGGCTGGCGCAAGGGCGTGCGGCTGGTCGACCTCGACACGCAGCAGCCGATCAAGGTCGGAGACCTTCCGGTCGGCGGCTACGCCACGGTGATGCCCGAGGGCTTCGGCAGCGTCAACGAGTTCCCGACCGGGCCGACGATGCTCATCCGCCTGCCACCGGGGGTCAACCAGCCCGCGAAGGGCCGGGAGGACTGGGCGGTCGGGGGCCACGTCGCTTACAACAAGATCTGCACCCACGCGGGTTGCCCGGTCGGCCTCTACGAGCAGCAGACCCACCACCTGCTCTGCCCGTGCCACCAGTCGACGTTCGACGTACCACGCGCCTGCAAGGTGATCTTCGGCCCGGCCGGCCACCCGCTGCCGCAGCTGCCGATCTACGTCGACAAGGACG includes:
- a CDS encoding c-type cytochrome; the encoded protein is MSRYTLVVVLLAVIGGVYALAAPRGHAAEGQTQKDAVAAGYQLFLTGCSSCHGLHAEGGNRAPSLIGVGAAMVDFQLGTGRMPLMNRGAQAVRKTPRYTQGQIDQISAYIASLAPGPAIPSNLDYKKGNLQEGLELFQANCAACHQVAGMGGVLTYGKFAPSLTAATPKQMYEAMTVGPENMPVFGDKIISPDKKLAIINYLMTQRSEANPGGMGLGRTGPVAEGLVAWTAGILALVGLCMWIGKRI
- a CDS encoding Rieske 2Fe-2S domain-containing protein, which gives rise to MSSDEPRKPEDLGNQPPAAEEARLRRRPVRRQQETERHPEAARETESQRTRPWEEPEYTRPSHASEVTSEPQAEQVDAAAMLRAERAVTAMFLLSVLGTALFCFGFVFFSLHNSNYGQTLNLVIGAGLTISLFGLGAGFVMWAKKLMPHEDAVQEREPMHSPEEEELLTEELFLKGADELGIPRRKLLRRTALLALGIFPIPIVFALRDMGPLPGKKLYHSGWRKGVRLVDLDTQQPIKVGDLPVGGYATVMPEGFGSVNEFPTGPTMLIRLPPGVNQPAKGREDWAVGGHVAYNKICTHAGCPVGLYEQQTHHLLCPCHQSTFDVPRACKVIFGPAGHPLPQLPIYVDKDGYFRAQSDFHVPPGPSFFWRKSKTPAGEQEAKKA